One segment of Variovorax sp. PAMC28562 DNA contains the following:
- a CDS encoding trypsin-like peptidase domain-containing protein has product MTLAACGGGGSSSSNIEVGGLAAQAPVAAKIVVQPVKADGPIASLTRSAELPQDVSQLRMRASASASAVQSAQVQLDPLTAQKKALIEQKGKVTWPPAASAAVPTLVGVGRDIDATVNDAATAQLLLWNDSIANGRVAAIHFSTPDAKGVRLGVRVSSLPLGTTLRFYAAGSPTLFEVSGQQVLASIQRNLDAGESGDAAHTYWSPDLGGEEVTLEIEVPAGTPIDQIQIAVPRLTHVFDRLDTATIVKSLGSASVCTLDVSCTHAYDTESKSVARMTFVKDGDGYACTGTLVNDKASSGTPYFLSAYHCISTQAAASSITTDWFYRSSQCGSVILSDAVRTLAGGATLLLANADTDTAFMVLNGMPPPGAVYAAWSATPPAVGSDVFGLHHPYADLQKYSTGKVIDYFECIAHNTDGNCTFASVSTSTAHFMEVLWGQGPVQPGSSGSGVFATSNGTTVLVGQLFGGAASCTNAIAVYGRFDVAYNAGMSQWLNAPANGRIPIYRFFNTANLTHFYTGSAAERDRVRSTMLQYNYEGIAFYAYTDASTGATGLERFFNSKTGAHFYTINADEAASVRTNNPTYSDEGKSWYANTGATAGATAMYRFYNRLTETHFYTINSAERDAILRTSSATFNYDGIAYYAWTGP; this is encoded by the coding sequence GTGACGTTGGCCGCTTGTGGTGGCGGCGGGTCCAGCAGCAGCAATATTGAAGTTGGCGGTCTCGCCGCTCAAGCGCCGGTCGCTGCCAAAATCGTTGTACAACCAGTAAAAGCCGACGGGCCGATCGCATCTCTGACACGCAGCGCCGAGCTGCCTCAAGACGTGTCGCAGCTGCGGATGCGTGCGTCTGCATCTGCATCTGCTGTGCAATCTGCGCAGGTGCAACTGGATCCGCTGACAGCGCAAAAGAAGGCTTTGATCGAGCAAAAAGGTAAGGTCACGTGGCCCCCGGCGGCATCTGCAGCAGTGCCGACGCTGGTCGGCGTGGGTCGCGATATCGATGCAACGGTCAACGATGCCGCCACTGCGCAACTTCTGTTGTGGAACGATTCGATCGCCAACGGCCGCGTGGCCGCCATACATTTCTCGACGCCTGACGCCAAAGGTGTGCGACTCGGTGTTCGCGTAAGTAGCCTCCCATTGGGTACCACGCTCCGCTTTTATGCCGCGGGCAGTCCGACACTTTTCGAAGTCTCCGGGCAGCAAGTGCTGGCATCGATCCAACGCAACCTTGACGCCGGCGAATCGGGCGACGCGGCGCACACCTACTGGTCGCCAGACTTGGGCGGCGAAGAAGTCACCTTGGAAATAGAAGTGCCGGCGGGCACACCCATCGACCAAATTCAAATTGCAGTTCCACGGCTGACGCATGTATTTGACAGGTTGGACACGGCAACCATCGTCAAGTCCCTGGGCAGCGCGTCGGTCTGCACACTCGACGTGAGTTGCACGCACGCTTACGACACCGAAAGCAAATCGGTAGCCCGCATGACTTTCGTGAAGGACGGCGACGGGTATGCCTGCACCGGGACGTTGGTTAACGACAAAGCGTCCTCGGGGACACCGTATTTTCTGAGTGCCTATCACTGCATCTCGACTCAGGCTGCTGCGTCGAGCATCACGACAGACTGGTTCTATCGCTCATCCCAATGCGGCAGTGTAATTTTGAGCGATGCCGTCCGTACGCTCGCTGGCGGCGCCACACTGCTGCTGGCGAATGCCGACACGGACACTGCATTCATGGTGCTCAACGGAATGCCGCCACCCGGCGCCGTCTATGCGGCGTGGAGCGCCACACCGCCCGCGGTCGGAAGCGATGTTTTTGGGCTACATCATCCTTATGCAGACTTGCAAAAGTACAGCACCGGCAAGGTCATCGACTACTTCGAATGCATTGCCCACAACACGGACGGGAACTGCACGTTCGCCAGCGTATCAACGAGCACGGCGCATTTCATGGAAGTACTGTGGGGACAGGGCCCCGTTCAGCCCGGAAGCAGCGGCTCGGGCGTTTTTGCCACATCAAACGGAACTACCGTTTTGGTCGGGCAACTGTTCGGTGGGGCTGCGTCGTGCACGAACGCTATCGCTGTCTACGGTCGATTCGATGTCGCCTATAACGCGGGCATGTCGCAATGGCTCAACGCGCCGGCAAACGGACGAATTCCGATATATCGTTTCTTCAATACCGCGAATTTGACGCATTTTTATACGGGGAGTGCTGCCGAGCGCGATCGAGTGCGCAGCACGATGCTGCAATACAACTACGAAGGCATTGCCTTCTACGCTTATACCGATGCGAGTACCGGCGCCACTGGGCTGGAGCGCTTCTTCAACAGCAAGACGGGCGCCCATTTCTACACAATCAATGCTGACGAAGCGGCTAGCGTGAGGACGAACAATCCGACCTATTCGGACGAGGGCAAGAGCTGGTACGCCAACACCGGGGCGACTGCCGGGGCAACGGCGATGTACCGTTTCTACAACCGTCTGACAGAAACGCATTTCTACACGATCAATTCGGCCGAACGTGATGCGATCTTGCGCACGTCGTCGGCGACTTTCAACTATGACGGCATTGCCTACTACGCTTGGACTGGACCCTGA
- a CDS encoding potassium transporter Kup, translating to MRSNVKSSVAALTLGAIGVVYGDIGTSVLYAFKEVFAHGHVPLTRDNVLGVLSMFFWTLMVVVSIKYVALIMRADNHGEGGLMALLALASQSVKDRERLRGTLLLIGVFGVALFFGDGVITPAISVLSAVEGLEIITPAAKPYVVPISLVVLTVLFMAQRHGTSDLGRFFGPITILWFLAIAATGAAQIIREPAVLAAIWPGHGVRFALANHSMAFITLGAVFLCVTGAEALYADMGHFGKFPIRLAWFALVMPALVINYFGQGALVMLDPKAAENPFFLMTPEWALVPMVVLATAATVIASQALISGAFSATKQTIQLGFLPRLTILHTSVRETGQIYIPAVNWALYAGVVLAVSLFGSSSALAAAYGISVSLVMVITTALTFFVIRYGWGYPLWLCVLTTGFFFAVDLVFVASNSLKIMQGGWFPLVMAAVLCVVLTTWKEGRRLMGVAQRKDALELKSFLASVFLNRPTRVEGTAVFLTADPGVVPNALLHNLKHNKVLHEQNLFVTVRNHEVPWIPMDKRIEMEALGHHCWQVIVHYGFKNDVDLPRALQQARMRGCQLEPMATSYFLSRDVVIPTLGGGMSPWREKLFAQMHHNASGAADFLGLPNNAVVELGSKIEI from the coding sequence ATGCGCAGCAATGTCAAGTCTTCGGTTGCCGCGCTCACGCTCGGCGCCATCGGTGTCGTCTACGGCGACATCGGCACCTCTGTTCTTTACGCATTCAAGGAAGTATTTGCACACGGCCATGTTCCGCTAACGCGTGACAACGTTCTGGGCGTGCTGTCGATGTTTTTTTGGACATTGATGGTGGTGGTGTCCATCAAGTACGTGGCGCTCATCATGCGTGCCGACAACCACGGCGAGGGCGGGCTGATGGCGTTGCTCGCGCTGGCGTCGCAATCGGTGAAAGACAGGGAACGGCTGCGTGGGACGTTGCTCTTGATCGGGGTGTTCGGTGTCGCGCTTTTTTTCGGCGATGGCGTGATCACTCCGGCGATCTCGGTGCTGTCGGCGGTCGAAGGGCTGGAGATCATCACGCCCGCGGCCAAACCGTATGTCGTGCCCATTTCGCTGGTGGTGCTTACGGTGCTGTTCATGGCGCAGAGACATGGAACCAGCGACCTCGGGCGCTTTTTCGGACCCATTACGATCTTGTGGTTTCTCGCCATTGCGGCCACTGGCGCAGCGCAAATCATTCGTGAGCCGGCTGTGCTCGCAGCGATCTGGCCCGGTCATGGTGTTCGCTTCGCTTTGGCAAATCACTCTATGGCGTTCATCACGCTCGGCGCAGTATTTTTGTGCGTCACCGGGGCCGAGGCGCTCTATGCCGACATGGGGCACTTTGGGAAATTCCCGATCCGGCTGGCCTGGTTCGCGCTCGTGATGCCGGCATTGGTGATCAACTATTTCGGGCAAGGCGCGCTCGTGATGCTGGACCCCAAGGCGGCTGAGAATCCGTTTTTCCTGATGACGCCTGAGTGGGCGCTGGTTCCCATGGTCGTCTTGGCGACTGCGGCCACGGTCATCGCTTCGCAGGCACTGATATCGGGCGCATTTTCGGCCACCAAGCAGACGATCCAGCTCGGCTTCCTGCCCCGACTCACCATCCTGCACACCTCCGTACGGGAAACCGGCCAGATTTATATTCCGGCCGTCAACTGGGCGCTGTATGCCGGCGTGGTGTTGGCTGTGAGCCTGTTCGGCTCGTCGTCTGCGCTCGCTGCGGCCTACGGTATTTCAGTCAGCCTCGTGATGGTGATCACGACTGCACTGACCTTCTTCGTGATCCGATACGGCTGGGGCTACCCCCTGTGGTTGTGCGTCCTGACCACAGGCTTCTTCTTCGCGGTCGACCTCGTCTTCGTTGCCTCGAATTCGCTCAAGATCATGCAGGGCGGTTGGTTTCCACTGGTGATGGCGGCCGTCCTGTGCGTCGTACTGACCACGTGGAAAGAAGGCCGGCGCCTCATGGGCGTAGCGCAGCGCAAAGATGCCCTCGAGCTCAAATCCTTTCTGGCTTCGGTGTTTTTGAACCGGCCGACGCGGGTCGAGGGGACCGCGGTGTTTCTCACTGCAGACCCGGGAGTCGTGCCCAACGCGCTCCTGCACAACCTGAAGCACAACAAGGTGTTGCACGAGCAGAACCTGTTCGTCACGGTGCGCAACCACGAGGTGCCATGGATACCGATGGACAAGCGCATCGAGATGGAGGCACTAGGGCATCACTGCTGGCAAGTCATCGTGCACTACGGCTTCAAGAACGACGTCGACCTGCCGCGTGCGCTCCAGCAGGCGCGCATGCGCGGATGCCAGCTGGAGCCGATGGCGACGAGCTACTTTCTATCGCGCGACGTGGTCATTCCCACCCTCGGCGGCGGCATGTCGCCGTGGCGCGAAAAGCTGTTTGCGCAGATGCACCACAACGCGAGTGGGGCAGCCGATTTTCTGGGTCTGCCGAACAATGCGGTGGTGGAGCTCGGGTCGAAGATCGAGATTTGA
- the gshA gene encoding glutamate--cysteine ligase, giving the protein MVPHLVTALNGPINELEQRVLDSMSAIERWFRLEWMEHTPPFYTSVDVRNAGFKLAPVDTNLFPGGWNNLTKEMLPLAVQAAQAAIEKICPEARNLLVIPENHSRNTFYLANVLQLVHIFKMAGLNVRVGSIDPAIKSPKKIELPNGESICLEPVVRTKRRLGLKNFDPCTILLNNDLSAGTPGILEDLHEQYLLPPLHAGWSVRRKSNHAHSYEELTKRFGKLLGIDPWLINPMTSKADGVNFAEGMGTDVLTSHVDAMLTKVRRKYKEYGINEKPFVIVKADNGNHGMGVMTVRDVKELEALDKKTRGKMSSTRSGLEVNEVIVQEGVLTNERVHNGVAEPVVYMMDRYVVGGFYRVHAERSSDESLNSPGSSFVPLAFSESAHMPQPGAKPGASAPNRFYMYGVIGRLAMVAASYELEATNPDAEVYE; this is encoded by the coding sequence ATGGTCCCGCATCTCGTCACCGCCCTGAACGGCCCGATCAACGAACTTGAGCAACGCGTGCTCGACTCGATGTCTGCCATCGAGCGCTGGTTTCGGCTCGAATGGATGGAGCACACGCCGCCGTTCTATACCTCGGTCGATGTTCGCAACGCCGGCTTCAAGCTGGCGCCGGTCGACACCAACCTGTTTCCGGGGGGCTGGAACAACCTCACCAAAGAGATGTTGCCGCTGGCAGTGCAGGCCGCACAGGCAGCCATCGAAAAGATCTGTCCCGAAGCGCGCAACCTGCTCGTCATTCCGGAAAATCACTCGCGCAACACGTTCTACCTTGCCAACGTGCTCCAGCTTGTGCACATCTTCAAGATGGCCGGGCTCAATGTGCGGGTCGGCTCGATCGATCCGGCGATCAAGTCGCCCAAGAAGATCGAACTACCCAATGGCGAGAGCATTTGCCTGGAGCCGGTGGTGCGCACCAAGCGCCGGCTGGGTCTCAAAAACTTCGATCCCTGCACCATCCTGCTGAACAACGACCTCTCTGCAGGAACGCCGGGCATCCTGGAAGACCTGCACGAGCAATACCTGTTGCCGCCATTGCATGCCGGTTGGTCGGTGCGCCGCAAGAGCAACCATGCGCACAGCTACGAAGAGCTCACCAAGCGCTTCGGCAAACTGCTCGGCATCGACCCCTGGCTGATCAATCCGATGACATCAAAGGCCGATGGCGTCAATTTTGCGGAGGGCATGGGTACCGATGTGCTCACGAGCCACGTCGACGCCATGCTCACCAAGGTGCGCCGCAAGTACAAGGAATACGGCATTAACGAGAAGCCGTTCGTCATCGTCAAGGCCGACAACGGCAACCACGGCATGGGCGTGATGACGGTGCGCGATGTGAAGGAGCTCGAAGCTCTCGACAAGAAGACTCGGGGCAAGATGAGCAGCACCCGCAGCGGGCTGGAGGTCAACGAAGTGATCGTGCAGGAGGGCGTCCTGACCAACGAGCGGGTACACAACGGCGTGGCCGAGCCGGTCGTCTACATGATGGACCGCTACGTGGTCGGCGGCTTCTACCGGGTGCACGCCGAACGCAGTTCCGACGAAAGCCTCAACTCGCCGGGTTCGAGCTTTGTGCCACTGGCGTTCTCCGAGAGCGCCCACATGCCCCAGCCCGGCGCCAAGCCGGGTGCCAGCGCGCCCAACCGCTTCTACATGTACGGCGTGATCGGTCGATTGGCGATGGTGGCGGCCAGCTACGAACTGGAAGCGACCAACCCTGACGCCGAAGTCTACGAATAA
- a CDS encoding glutamate-5-semialdehyde dehydrogenase produces MNAFNVHEHMQALGLQAKTASAVMARADAVTKIKALKALARRLREAGPALEIANRQDLERATAAGLSEPMIDRLKLTPKVIATVAEGCEQLAAMPDVIGEIIGMKQQPSGIRVGQMRVPLGVFGMIYESRPNVTIEAASLAIKSGNAAILRGGSEAIESNKALAQLVSDALAEAGLPREAVQLVQTTDREAVGQLIAMPQFVDVIIPRGGKGLIERISRDAKVPVIKHLDGNCHVYIDSTAELPMALAIVDNAKTQKYSPCNAAEGLLVAESVAATFLPMIGAVFVAKGVEMRCDPKAAHILRGEGAVEAGSLVVDAVESDWSEEYLAAVISIKVVKDVDEAIAHINHYSSHHTDAIVTRDHVNAQRFLREVDSASVIVNASTRFADGFEFGLGAEIGISTDKFHARGPVGIEGLTSLKYVVLGQGETRS; encoded by the coding sequence ATGAACGCGTTCAATGTCCACGAGCACATGCAAGCCCTCGGTTTGCAGGCAAAAACAGCGTCGGCCGTCATGGCTCGCGCCGATGCCGTCACCAAGATAAAAGCTTTGAAGGCGCTGGCCCGGCGCTTGCGCGAGGCCGGTCCGGCGTTGGAGATCGCCAACCGGCAAGACCTGGAGCGCGCCACGGCTGCCGGTCTGTCGGAACCGATGATCGACCGGCTCAAGCTCACGCCCAAGGTGATCGCCACCGTCGCCGAGGGCTGTGAGCAACTTGCCGCGATGCCCGATGTCATCGGCGAAATCATCGGCATGAAGCAGCAGCCCAGCGGCATCCGCGTTGGTCAGATGCGCGTGCCGCTCGGCGTGTTCGGCATGATCTACGAGAGTCGGCCCAACGTGACGATCGAGGCGGCCAGCCTCGCCATCAAGAGCGGCAATGCGGCGATCCTGCGTGGTGGCTCCGAGGCGATCGAATCGAACAAGGCGCTGGCACAACTGGTGAGCGACGCGCTGGCCGAGGCCGGCCTGCCGCGCGAAGCGGTGCAGCTGGTGCAAACCACCGACCGTGAAGCTGTCGGCCAGTTGATCGCGATGCCCCAGTTTGTCGATGTGATCATTCCGCGTGGCGGCAAGGGGCTGATCGAGCGCATCAGCCGCGACGCCAAGGTGCCCGTCATCAAACACCTCGACGGCAATTGCCATGTGTACATCGACAGCACCGCCGAACTGCCGATGGCGCTGGCCATCGTCGACAACGCCAAGACGCAGAAGTACAGCCCGTGTAACGCGGCGGAGGGGCTGCTGGTGGCCGAGAGCGTGGCAGCGACCTTCTTGCCGATGATCGGGGCCGTGTTTGTGGCCAAGGGTGTCGAGATGCGCTGCGATCCCAAGGCTGCGCACATCCTGCGGGGCGAGGGCGCGGTCGAAGCAGGTTCGCTGGTGGTCGATGCCGTCGAGTCCGACTGGTCCGAGGAATATCTGGCAGCCGTCATCAGCATCAAGGTAGTGAAGGATGTCGACGAAGCGATCGCACACATCAATCACTATTCGAGCCACCATACCGATGCCATCGTCACGCGCGACCACGTCAATGCGCAGCGATTTTTGCGCGAGGTCGATTCGGCCAGCGTGATCGTCAATGCCAGCACGCGCTTTGCAGATGGCTTCGAGTTCGGCCTCGGTGCCGAAATCGGCATCAGCACCGACAAGTTTCACGCACGCGGCCCGGTGGGGATCGAGGGTCTGACGTCGTTGAAATACGTTGTGCTGGGCCAAGGCGAAACCAGAAGCTGA
- the holA gene encoding DNA polymerase III subunit delta, which translates to MQLSAAQLAGHLKQALRPLYTVHGDEPLLAQEAADAIRATAREQGYTERSSYTASGAHFDWSAVLAAGGSLSLFADKQIVEIRVPSGKPGKDGSAALQQIAEAARGNDSTLTLVLLPKLDKATRTGAWFSALENHGVSLQVDPVERGALPQWIAQRLATQSQRVKAGEEGQRTLQFFADRVEGNLLAAHQEIQKLALLYPAGELSWEQVEGAVNNVARYDVFKLSEAVLAGHPQRVARMLDGLRAEGEAEVLVHYALAEDIRALKRVKDAMAAGRPLPMALRENRIWGARERAFERVLPRIDDRALARMLRAAHIVDGIVKGLKQPDWPASGWQALQRLAFMLCRSCAT; encoded by the coding sequence ATGCAGCTCTCCGCGGCACAACTCGCCGGGCACCTGAAGCAGGCGCTGCGGCCGCTTTACACAGTGCACGGCGACGAGCCGTTGCTCGCACAGGAGGCCGCCGATGCCATCCGCGCCACCGCCCGTGAGCAGGGCTACACCGAGCGTAGCTCGTACACCGCCTCCGGCGCGCACTTCGACTGGAGTGCCGTGCTCGCGGCGGGCGGTTCTTTAAGCCTGTTCGCCGACAAGCAGATCGTCGAGATCCGCGTGCCGTCGGGCAAGCCGGGCAAAGACGGCAGCGCCGCGCTGCAGCAGATCGCCGAGGCGGCGCGTGGCAACGACAGCACGCTGACGCTGGTGCTGCTGCCCAAGCTCGACAAGGCGACGCGCACCGGTGCCTGGTTCTCGGCGCTGGAAAACCATGGCGTGAGTTTGCAGGTCGATCCGGTCGAGCGCGGTGCACTGCCGCAGTGGATCGCGCAGCGTCTGGCGACACAGAGTCAGCGCGTGAAGGCAGGCGAAGAAGGCCAGCGCACGCTGCAGTTTTTTGCCGATCGGGTCGAGGGCAACCTGCTCGCCGCCCACCAGGAAATCCAGAAATTGGCGTTGCTGTACCCGGCCGGCGAGCTGAGTTGGGAGCAGGTCGAAGGCGCAGTCAACAACGTTGCGCGCTACGACGTGTTCAAGTTGTCCGAGGCGGTGCTGGCGGGCCATCCGCAGCGCGTGGCGCGCATGCTCGACGGCCTCAGGGCCGAAGGCGAGGCCGAGGTGCTGGTGCACTACGCGCTGGCCGAAGACATCCGCGCGCTAAAGCGCGTCAAAGACGCGATGGCTGCGGGGCGGCCGCTACCGATGGCGCTGCGCGAAAACCGCATCTGGGGCGCGCGCGAGCGGGCGTTCGAGCGCGTGCTGCCGCGCATCGACGATCGCGCGCTGGCCCGCATGCTGCGCGCTGCGCACATCGTCGACGGCATCGTCAAAGGGCTGAAGCAGCCGGATTGGCCGGCCAGTGGCTGGCAGGCTTTGCAGCGGCTGGCGTTCATGCTGTGCCGCAGCTGCGCTACATGA
- the lptE gene encoding LPS assembly lipoprotein LptE: protein MKSSSSMSRRGVLAMSAMTLGGTIAISGLAGCGFELRKPPVFAFKTIAVRGTSATVNLLRRNLRATGTLTVVEIGKAGEPVVADAILEVVSEDRTRVVLSTNAAGEVRELDLVLNFKFKLSTPAGKELLPTTTIEQRRDLTYNETNAIAKESEADLLYRDMQNDIAQQTVRRLGAVKQL, encoded by the coding sequence ATGAAATCCTCTTCTTCAATGTCGCGCCGTGGCGTGCTTGCCATGTCGGCGATGACGCTCGGCGGCACCATCGCAATCTCCGGGCTGGCCGGTTGCGGCTTCGAGCTGCGCAAGCCGCCGGTGTTCGCTTTCAAGACCATCGCGGTGCGAGGCACTTCCGCAACCGTGAATCTGCTGCGCCGTAACTTGCGCGCGACCGGCACGCTCACTGTGGTCGAGATCGGCAAGGCCGGTGAGCCGGTGGTGGCCGATGCCATCCTCGAAGTGGTCAGCGAAGACCGCACACGTGTCGTGCTGTCGACCAATGCCGCCGGTGAAGTGCGCGAACTCGATCTGGTACTGAACTTCAAGTTCAAGCTCTCCACGCCGGCTGGCAAGGAACTGTTGCCGACCACCACTATCGAGCAACGGCGCGACCTGACCTACAACGAGACGAATGCCATCGCCAAGGAGAGCGAGGCCGACTTGCTGTACCGCGACATGCAGAACGACATCGCCCAGCAGACCGTGCGCCGGCTCGGCGCGGTCAAGCAGCTCTGA
- the leuS gene encoding leucine--tRNA ligase — MNPSYKPSDVESAAQAQWTAADAYRVIEDAKRKKYYACSMLPYPSGKLHMGHVRNYTINDMLVRYLRMCGYNVLMPMGWDAFGLPAENAAIKNGVPPARWTHENIDYMRSQLQAMGLAIDWSREIATCDPSYYKWNQWLFLKMLEKGIAYRKTQVVNWDPVDQTVLANEQVIDGKGWRTGATVEKREIPGYYLKISAYAPELLEHTQHKLPGWPERVKTMQENWIGKSEGVRFAFPHDIEDAGGQLIQDGRMYVFTTRADTIMGVTFCAVAPEHPLALHAAKTNPKVAAFIEEVKGGGTTEAELATQEKKGVDTGMVVMHPITDEPIPVWVGNYVLIGYGDGAVMGVPAHDERDFAFANKYGIEIIQVVLVDDEPHFDYHKWQDWYADKQRGVTINSDNFSGMPFKEAVAAVAHALQHKGLGELQTTWRLRDWGVSRQRYWGTPIPIIHCDEHGAVPVPEKDLPVILPTDCVPDGSGNPLIKHEGFHAGVVCPVCGKPARRETDTMDTFVDSSWYFMRYCDPKNDQAMVGEGAQYWMPMDQYIGGIEHAILHLLYARFWTKVMRDLGLVTIDEPFAKLLTQGMVLNHIYYHRDDKGGKHYHPPLEVTPTLDAAGRIVGGTVAGGRKVEYGGVGKMGKSERNGVDPQDLIEKYGADTARLYTMFTAPPEATLEWNDAAVEGSSRFLRRVWNFGVALAASAAGKGAAPTFGKSAQLLRREVHSVLRQVDYDYQRMQYNTVVSGAMKLLNALDAFKPDGSAGDSAAVREGFGILLRCLYPATPHITHQLWLALGYDQQFGDLLDAPWPAVDVAALAQDEVELMLQINGKLRGAVSVPTGASKQEIEKIVLASEAFATHAQGAVPKRVIVVPGRLVNVVL, encoded by the coding sequence ATGAACCCCAGCTACAAACCCAGCGACGTCGAGTCGGCTGCCCAGGCCCAGTGGACCGCTGCCGACGCCTACCGCGTCATCGAAGACGCTAAGCGGAAGAAATACTACGCCTGCTCGATGCTGCCCTACCCGAGCGGCAAGCTGCACATGGGCCATGTGCGCAACTACACCATCAACGACATGCTGGTGCGCTACCTGCGCATGTGCGGCTACAACGTGTTGATGCCGATGGGCTGGGACGCTTTCGGCCTGCCCGCGGAAAACGCCGCCATCAAGAACGGTGTGCCGCCAGCCAGGTGGACCCACGAAAACATCGACTACATGCGCAGCCAGCTGCAGGCGATGGGGCTGGCGATCGACTGGAGCCGCGAGATCGCCACCTGCGACCCGAGCTACTACAAGTGGAACCAGTGGCTCTTCCTGAAGATGCTCGAAAAAGGCATCGCTTACCGCAAGACCCAGGTCGTCAACTGGGACCCGGTCGACCAGACCGTGCTGGCCAATGAACAGGTGATCGACGGCAAGGGCTGGCGCACCGGTGCGACCGTCGAAAAGCGTGAGATCCCCGGCTACTACCTGAAGATCAGCGCTTACGCGCCTGAGCTGCTCGAGCACACCCAGCACAAGCTGCCGGGCTGGCCCGAGCGCGTCAAGACGATGCAGGAGAACTGGATCGGCAAGAGCGAAGGCGTGCGCTTCGCCTTCCCTCACGACATCGAGGATGCCGGCGGCCAATTGATCCAGGACGGCCGCATGTACGTCTTCACGACGCGCGCCGACACCATCATGGGCGTGACCTTCTGCGCCGTCGCGCCGGAGCATCCGCTGGCGCTGCACGCCGCGAAGACGAATCCTAAAGTCGCCGCCTTCATCGAGGAAGTCAAGGGCGGTGGCACCACCGAGGCTGAACTCGCGACGCAGGAGAAGAAGGGCGTCGACACCGGCATGGTCGTGATGCACCCGATCACCGACGAGCCGATCCCGGTGTGGGTCGGCAACTACGTGCTGATCGGTTACGGCGATGGCGCGGTGATGGGCGTGCCGGCACACGACGAGCGCGATTTCGCCTTTGCCAACAAATACGGCATCGAGATCATCCAGGTGGTGCTGGTCGACGACGAGCCGCACTTCGACTATCACAAGTGGCAGGACTGGTACGCCGACAAGCAGCGCGGCGTGACCATCAACTCCGACAACTTCAGCGGCATGCCGTTCAAGGAGGCGGTGGCTGCGGTGGCGCATGCGCTGCAGCACAAAGGCCTGGGCGAACTGCAGACGACCTGGCGGCTGCGTGACTGGGGCGTGAGCCGCCAGCGCTATTGGGGCACGCCGATCCCCATCATCCACTGCGACGAGCACGGCGCGGTGCCGGTGCCCGAGAAGGATCTGCCCGTCATTTTGCCGACCGACTGCGTGCCCGACGGCTCCGGCAACCCGCTGATCAAGCACGAAGGTTTCCACGCCGGCGTCGTCTGCCCCGTGTGCGGCAAGCCTGCTCGGCGCGAGACCGACACGATGGACACCTTTGTGGATTCATCCTGGTACTTCATGCGCTATTGCGACCCCAAGAACGACCAGGCGATGGTTGGCGAAGGCGCGCAGTACTGGATGCCGATGGACCAGTACATCGGCGGCATCGAACACGCCATCCTGCATTTGCTCTACGCCCGCTTCTGGACCAAGGTCATGCGCGACCTGGGCCTGGTGACCATCGACGAGCCCTTCGCCAAGCTGCTGACGCAGGGCATGGTGCTCAACCACATCTACTACCACCGCGACGACAAGGGCGGCAAGCACTACCACCCGCCGCTCGAAGTGACGCCGACGCTCGATGCCGCGGGCCGCATCGTCGGCGGCACGGTGGCCGGTGGTCGCAAGGTCGAGTACGGCGGCGTGGGCAAGATGGGCAAAAGCGAGCGCAACGGCGTCGACCCGCAAGACCTGATCGAGAAGTACGGCGCCGACACGGCACGGCTGTACACGATGTTCACCGCGCCGCCCGAGGCGACGCTGGAGTGGAACGACGCGGCGGTCGAAGGCAGTTCGCGCTTCTTGCGGCGCGTGTGGAATTTCGGCGTCGCGCTGGCTGCATCGGCTGCAGGCAAGGGCGCTGCCCCCACCTTCGGCAAGAGCGCGCAGTTGCTGCGTCGCGAGGTGCACAGCGTGTTGCGTCAGGTCGACTACGACTACCAGCGCATGCAGTACAACACGGTGGTTTCGGGCGCGATGAAGCTCCTGAACGCACTGGACGCCTTCAAGCCCGACGGCAGCGCCGGTGACTCCGCGGCGGTGCGTGAAGGCTTCGGCATCCTGCTGCGCTGCCTGTATCCGGCAACGCCGCACATCACGCACCAGCTCTGGCTGGCGCTCGGTTACGACCAGCAATTCGGCGACTTGCTCGATGCGCCCTGGCCGGCCGTCGACGTGGCGGCACTGGCGCAAGACGAGGTCGAATTGATGTTGCAGATCAACGGCAAGCTGCGTGGCGCGGTGAGCGTACCCACGGGTGCGTCGAAGCAGGAGATCGAGAAGATCGTGCTGGCCAGCGAAGCCTTCGCAACCCACGCGCAGGGCGCGGTGCCGAAGCGCGTCATCGTGGTGCCGGGTCGGCTGGTCAACGTCGTGCTCTGA